Proteins encoded together in one uncultured Sphaerochaeta sp. window:
- a CDS encoding UDP-N-acetylglucosamine--LPS N-acetylglucosamine transferase has translation MHIAFLYVDAGKGHITPAKALSDAALRLGHTTVVADLFETVNAPIVNWMSKSNWRLMLHFPRLEAFIDPKQDSWFNARLFRFLGTHSHAMKDFKAWYDANTPDCIVVAHFLAGSLIQPIVAKLGLPVPVFEYSTDVVFTPRIGINSALDRFYICTHLGKELAMEFGQEEKTISICPFPLKTQMMHTEIPEKQQARKNLGMLDRFTVLLNLGGEGIGTTDFLEEVQKRNLDWQIITVGTLSSSTKLQYKRFREKYPSFPLYTPGFVDNIQDYICACDVQAGKAGANALMESLYLKRPFLISSLLYAAKPTTEFFERHKVGWVENTIEKQVDILQAYSEDSQAQEAMKEAFEKLPTTFDSDAFAQMITEDAERVLQEKGADTQ, from the coding sequence ATGCACATAGCATTTTTATACGTCGATGCAGGGAAAGGCCACATCACCCCTGCGAAAGCTTTGAGCGATGCCGCGCTCAGGCTGGGCCATACCACCGTTGTTGCTGATTTATTTGAAACAGTCAATGCCCCTATCGTCAATTGGATGAGTAAATCCAACTGGCGGTTGATGTTGCATTTTCCTCGTCTCGAGGCATTCATCGATCCCAAGCAGGACTCCTGGTTCAATGCAAGGCTATTCCGATTCTTGGGGACACACAGCCATGCAATGAAGGACTTCAAAGCATGGTACGATGCAAATACCCCTGACTGTATTGTTGTTGCTCACTTCCTCGCAGGATCTCTCATTCAACCAATCGTAGCAAAATTGGGGTTACCTGTACCAGTCTTCGAATATTCCACCGATGTGGTATTCACCCCTAGGATAGGAATAAATTCTGCATTGGACCGATTTTATATCTGTACCCACTTGGGAAAAGAACTTGCCATGGAGTTCGGACAAGAGGAAAAAACGATTTCCATCTGTCCATTTCCTTTGAAAACACAGATGATGCACACCGAAATTCCTGAGAAACAACAGGCTAGAAAAAACCTAGGTATGCTGGACCGTTTTACAGTCTTGCTCAATCTTGGGGGAGAAGGCATTGGAACAACCGATTTCCTTGAGGAGGTACAAAAAAGAAACCTCGATTGGCAAATCATCACCGTGGGAACACTCAGCAGTAGCACGAAATTGCAGTACAAGCGTTTCAGAGAAAAATATCCATCCTTTCCCCTCTATACCCCTGGCTTTGTTGATAATATCCAGGACTATATCTGTGCCTGTGATGTACAGGCGGGGAAGGCAGGGGCCAATGCATTGATGGAGTCCCTCTATCTCAAGCGTCCCTTCCTGATCTCCAGTTTGCTCTATGCCGCAAAACCCACTACTGAGTTTTTCGAACGACATAAGGTTGGCTGGGTAGAGAACACGATCGAGAAGCAGGTTGATATCCTGCAAGCATACAGCGAGGACAGCCAGGCACAAGAGGCAATGAAGGAAGCTTTTGAAAAACTGCCTACCACTTTTGATAGTGACGCGTTTGCACAGATGATCACAGAGGACGCAGAGAGAGTTCTCCAAGAGAAAGGTGCTGATACTCAGTAA
- a CDS encoding PTS sugar transporter subunit IIC, with protein sequence MAEGMISSEGRQVGGYITRVLSGMAQGLFASLIIGLIIKQIGHYSSILLLEHIGMVAQYLTGPAIGMGVAIAVGASPLGVLGSAVAGAVGAGTFSFTNGIALALGEPVGAMIAGLAAAESSKKVAGKTGVDILIVPLTTILVGSLVGYFIAPPIAALMKYIGAFINSLTTLYPLPMGILVSTVVGMVLTLPISSAAISISLGLNGLAAGAAVVGCSCQMIGFAVSSYKENKLGGLLSQGLGTSMIQIPNIWKNPLIWIPPTLTSAILGPVSTVLFKMENNSAGAGMGTSGLVGQFNAIAVMGLQAWPVVLLMHFLLPSLITLLFSTFMRKKGWIKDGDMLLTLR encoded by the coding sequence ATGGCTGAAGGAATGATTTCTTCAGAGGGGAGGCAGGTGGGTGGTTATATCACCCGTGTTTTGAGCGGAATGGCTCAAGGCCTCTTTGCCTCACTCATCATTGGTCTTATCATCAAGCAAATTGGACATTACAGTTCCATTCTCCTGCTCGAACACATCGGTATGGTTGCCCAGTACCTTACTGGCCCTGCAATCGGGATGGGAGTTGCAATCGCCGTAGGAGCTAGTCCTCTCGGAGTACTGGGAAGCGCTGTAGCAGGTGCTGTAGGGGCTGGAACCTTCTCCTTTACAAATGGGATAGCCCTGGCTCTTGGAGAGCCGGTAGGGGCGATGATAGCAGGTCTTGCAGCAGCGGAAAGCTCAAAAAAAGTTGCAGGGAAAACTGGTGTCGATATTCTTATCGTTCCGCTCACCACCATCTTGGTCGGATCATTGGTAGGATATTTTATTGCTCCTCCCATTGCTGCATTGATGAAATACATTGGGGCATTCATCAACTCATTGACCACATTGTATCCACTGCCGATGGGTATCTTGGTATCTACCGTGGTAGGCATGGTACTCACACTCCCGATCAGTAGTGCTGCGATCAGCATCAGCCTAGGGCTCAATGGGCTTGCCGCAGGAGCAGCAGTTGTTGGTTGTAGTTGTCAGATGATTGGCTTTGCAGTGAGCTCCTACAAGGAGAACAAACTCGGAGGATTGCTGAGCCAAGGACTCGGGACGAGTATGATCCAGATTCCAAATATCTGGAAGAATCCCCTGATCTGGATACCCCCTACCCTGACTTCTGCAATCCTGGGACCAGTGAGTACTGTGCTTTTCAAGATGGAGAACAACAGCGCAGGGGCTGGCATGGGAACAAGTGGCTTGGTCGGACAGTTCAACGCTATCGCGGTAATGGGATTGCAAGCTTGGCCGGTGGTTCTCTTGATGCACTTCCTGCTTCCTTCCCTCATCACCCTCTTATTCAGTACGTTTATGAGAAAAAAAGGCTGGATCAAGGACGGTGATATGTTGCTTACATTACGATAA
- a CDS encoding glycosyltransferase: protein MKILITTDFYLPHITGVTTVVVNEQNMLGQLGHEVRLLTIGKSPASSYTGGVYYMKGSRIQPLRDSQLTFSYRDPLLDDILSWKPDIVHSNNEFITMGWARRISEALNIPLIHTCHTDFTRYDASRRIRHTLWDTMMATIVKRRVRYCNLLISPSLSHSHMLERYHVKQPIVVLPSGIDLEGFQRPLGIEEIASLRASFGFSKEHCILVSVCRLSSEKRVNQSIDDFFLLSFLEPSARLLLVGGGPKEESLKKQVADLGLEGLVVFAGAVPAENVHLYYRISDVFISSSVRESQGLGFVEAMASSLPVVLREDHSLGFSVEDEGCGYICDESHSFVNALAVMVSDKQKRKEMGERSKQASERFSLACWANSLVSVCETTLDTCGKRNNRGHNHQGGKHTVE from the coding sequence GTGAAAATTCTTATCACTACAGATTTTTATCTACCGCATATTACCGGTGTTACGACCGTAGTGGTAAATGAACAAAACATGCTTGGCCAGCTTGGTCATGAAGTACGTTTGCTCACCATAGGAAAATCTCCTGCCTCCTCGTATACAGGTGGGGTCTATTACATGAAGGGAAGCCGGATACAACCTCTCAGGGATTCCCAGTTGACCTTTTCCTATCGTGATCCTCTTCTTGATGACATCCTCTCCTGGAAGCCCGACATTGTACACTCAAACAATGAGTTTATTACCATGGGTTGGGCAAGAAGAATCTCAGAAGCACTGAATATACCACTGATCCACACCTGCCATACTGATTTTACCCGCTACGATGCTTCTCGCCGTATTCGGCATACACTCTGGGATACCATGATGGCAACCATCGTAAAGAGACGGGTACGCTATTGTAATCTTCTGATCAGTCCATCCCTTTCTCACAGTCATATGCTGGAGCGCTACCATGTAAAGCAACCAATTGTTGTCCTTCCCAGTGGCATTGACCTGGAAGGTTTTCAGCGTCCACTTGGAATCGAAGAAATTGCTTCATTACGCGCCAGTTTTGGTTTCTCCAAGGAACATTGCATCCTGGTCTCCGTATGTCGACTATCCAGCGAGAAACGAGTGAACCAGAGCATTGATGACTTCTTTCTCCTCTCCTTTCTTGAACCATCGGCAAGACTACTTCTGGTAGGTGGGGGGCCAAAGGAAGAGAGCCTGAAAAAGCAGGTCGCTGATTTGGGATTGGAAGGCCTTGTGGTATTTGCGGGAGCGGTTCCTGCAGAAAATGTCCATCTGTATTATAGAATCTCAGATGTATTCATCTCCTCCTCTGTTCGCGAATCTCAAGGTCTTGGTTTTGTGGAAGCGATGGCGAGCTCGCTTCCGGTAGTTCTACGTGAAGATCATAGCTTGGGGTTTTCAGTCGAGGATGAAGGGTGTGGATATATCTGTGATGAGAGTCATTCGTTTGTAAACGCACTTGCTGTCATGGTTTCTGACAAGCAGAAAAGAAAGGAAATGGGAGAGAGATCAAAACAGGCAAGTGAGCGTTTCTCACTTGCCTGCTGGGCAAATTCCTTGGTCTCAGTGTGCGAGACGACGCTTGATACGTGTGGTAAGCGTAATAACCGAGGGCATAACCACCAAGGTGGCAAGCATACAGTTGAGTAG
- a CDS encoding efflux RND transporter permease subunit: MKFDFLSFVGKHSKITLALVLLVTVFFGYHAAHLQLDADYVTLMNESKTPSLYQGGEGPYVPPVQGSLIEDTTVPETMQLETDMLGNHLIADISAGTPEEEPPYTTTYLVLVESERLFEAETLTIISNTMEQLDATEYLGNKFSVLDFVTLEKKGTRLMSVPFASKDTWDEADAQMLRQRIEKDPIVKNYLVSDDLNGMLFSFDSMALTPEQERELSAMLDPLRDEGMAVHINGGAVITNLLIKYLSRDLSILLTLCFIAILIVYYLSFRAKRSVLLPFSMSVIGIIWTFGTMRLLGYSLTIVNIVTPCMVLNLGSSYAIHVIGEYYTDYAKGMNSIESTKKILRTIFFACLTTVIGFLSLLFSQTPALREFGIAVGIGVTYCAILASTYLPAQLSLVVPPKKAQIRTYKKGYLAQLVVVIDNLVKKKYVLFFLLWLVVIAGYGLTKDHISVNTNYMSYLPKKDTFAQSSRHFAQKMGGDTPYIITIEAPEGTEQFFLQSENLSQVYAFEQAIRAELPDVRQILSFASYVSFANEVYSGEAGIPSSRGLLNLINRMIILMSNQNDDNLGAILNPEGTKLTIFLQNYDSVDKDLMTISSSTRIEEGVKRLLPLLPNGTQVTLGGEPHKVIHFSSTLLSDQSKSTYASYILVFLVVLLAFKSLSLAFYALIPILTGVMANYVFMYFFNIPFDMITVSFAAVAVGAGIDDAIHFLIRYKNKLAEGKQSIEVMLSETIKETGRPIILTTLSIVAGMMMFLFASYTPVRYFGSLMSIALLNCMLATLVVMPSVITLTTRIKRRLAH; encoded by the coding sequence ATGAAATTCGATTTTCTTTCCTTTGTTGGCAAGCATAGCAAAATCACCTTGGCTCTCGTTCTCTTGGTGACCGTATTTTTCGGCTATCATGCAGCCCATTTGCAGCTTGATGCTGATTACGTCACCTTAATGAATGAAAGCAAAACCCCCTCCTTGTATCAAGGAGGAGAAGGCCCGTACGTTCCTCCCGTGCAGGGTTCTCTCATCGAAGATACAACAGTCCCAGAAACCATGCAGCTTGAGACTGACATGCTTGGGAATCATCTCATCGCTGATATTTCCGCAGGCACTCCAGAGGAAGAACCACCCTATACAACGACCTATCTTGTGTTGGTGGAGAGCGAGAGGCTGTTCGAAGCGGAGACGCTTACTATCATCAGCAACACAATGGAGCAATTGGATGCCACCGAGTACCTGGGAAACAAGTTCTCCGTACTCGATTTCGTGACATTGGAGAAGAAGGGCACCAGACTTATGAGTGTCCCCTTCGCATCCAAGGATACGTGGGATGAAGCCGATGCCCAAATGCTTAGACAGCGAATAGAAAAGGATCCCATCGTAAAGAACTACCTGGTCAGCGATGATCTGAACGGGATGCTGTTTTCCTTTGATTCAATGGCACTTACCCCAGAACAGGAGAGAGAGCTATCGGCAATGCTGGATCCCCTGCGAGATGAGGGGATGGCAGTACATATCAATGGAGGAGCGGTTATCACCAACCTCTTGATCAAGTACCTCAGCAGGGACCTCAGCATACTTCTCACCCTCTGCTTTATCGCAATCCTCATTGTGTATTACCTGAGTTTTAGGGCAAAACGAAGTGTATTGCTCCCCTTCTCCATGTCCGTCATTGGTATCATCTGGACCTTTGGTACCATGCGACTGCTCGGATATTCACTCACCATTGTCAATATCGTGACCCCCTGTATGGTACTTAACCTTGGATCTTCCTATGCCATTCACGTCATCGGAGAGTATTATACTGACTATGCGAAGGGAATGAACTCCATCGAATCCACCAAGAAAATACTCAGGACCATCTTCTTCGCCTGTCTGACGACGGTTATCGGATTTCTTAGCCTACTGTTCTCCCAGACCCCCGCACTCAGGGAGTTTGGAATCGCTGTCGGAATCGGCGTAACCTACTGTGCAATCCTCGCTTCCACCTATCTTCCAGCTCAGCTCAGTCTGGTTGTCCCTCCCAAGAAGGCGCAGATCAGAACGTACAAGAAAGGATATCTCGCACAGCTCGTTGTGGTGATCGACAACCTCGTCAAGAAAAAATACGTACTATTTTTTCTTCTCTGGCTTGTGGTTATTGCTGGCTATGGGCTGACCAAGGACCATATTTCTGTAAACACCAATTACATGTCCTACCTACCCAAAAAGGACACATTCGCCCAGAGCTCACGCCACTTTGCCCAGAAGATGGGAGGAGACACTCCCTATATCATCACCATAGAGGCCCCCGAGGGTACAGAGCAATTCTTCCTCCAAAGCGAAAACCTATCTCAAGTATATGCTTTTGAACAGGCTATTCGTGCAGAACTACCTGATGTTCGGCAGATTCTCTCATTTGCAAGCTATGTAAGCTTTGCCAATGAGGTGTACAGTGGGGAAGCAGGCATCCCCTCCTCCAGAGGGTTACTGAACCTCATCAATCGCATGATTATCCTGATGAGCAACCAGAATGATGATAATTTGGGAGCTATACTCAATCCTGAAGGAACCAAACTTACCATCTTCCTACAGAACTATGACTCTGTGGACAAGGATCTCATGACCATTTCCAGTTCCACCCGTATTGAAGAGGGCGTAAAGCGTTTGCTTCCACTTCTGCCTAACGGTACTCAGGTGACCCTGGGAGGAGAACCACACAAGGTGATTCACTTCTCCTCAACCTTGCTCTCAGACCAGAGCAAGAGCACCTATGCCAGTTACATATTGGTATTTCTTGTGGTTCTGTTGGCCTTCAAATCACTCTCCCTGGCTTTTTATGCACTTATTCCTATTCTCACAGGGGTTATGGCAAACTACGTCTTCATGTACTTCTTCAATATCCCGTTCGACATGATCACGGTAAGTTTTGCAGCCGTGGCTGTAGGGGCAGGAATCGATGATGCAATCCACTTCCTCATACGGTACAAGAACAAGCTTGCTGAAGGGAAGCAGTCGATTGAGGTTATGTTGTCTGAGACAATCAAGGAGACAGGGCGGCCCATCATCCTCACTACCCTGTCCATTGTTGCTGGAATGATGATGTTCCTCTTTGCCAGCTATACCCCGGTACGTTACTTCGGAAGCCTGATGAGTATTGCCCTACTCAACTGTATGCTTGCCACCTTGGTGGTTATGCCCTCGGTTATTACGCTTACCACACGTATCAAGCGTCGTCTCGCACACTGA